A single genomic interval of Salinarchaeum sp. IM2453 harbors:
- a CDS encoding nitrilase-related carbon-nitrogen hydrolase → MKLALAQLDVKPQDIEGNLSRACQSIRDAADAGADLVCLPEMFNVGYAAFDIYEQAAEPISGDTLAELSHVAADNDIAVLAGTIVEDLAATSTAETPAETGLSNTAVLLDSNGERQLIYRKHHLFGYHSEESNLLTPGDRVSVTDLCGFTIGITTCYDLRFPELYRQLVDQGATLVLVPSAWPYPRVEHWKLLPQARAVENLLYIGAVNGADTPDSQLVGRSAIYDPWGTTVATTSHSPDLVIDEIYPDRVQSVRDRFSALDDRHIR, encoded by the coding sequence ATGAAGCTTGCATTAGCGCAGTTGGATGTTAAGCCCCAAGACATTGAAGGAAATCTCTCTCGGGCCTGTCAATCTATCCGTGATGCAGCCGATGCTGGCGCTGATCTTGTTTGTCTTCCAGAAATGTTTAACGTCGGATACGCTGCATTTGACATTTACGAACAGGCTGCAGAACCAATCTCAGGCGATACGCTTGCGGAACTTTCTCATGTTGCTGCTGACAATGATATCGCTGTTCTTGCCGGCACAATTGTTGAAGATTTAGCTGCTACATCAACTGCTGAGACGCCAGCAGAGACCGGATTATCAAACACAGCTGTACTGCTTGATTCTAACGGAGAACGTCAACTTATCTATCGAAAACATCACCTATTTGGCTACCACTCAGAGGAAAGTAACCTTCTCACACCTGGTGATCGAGTTTCCGTTACTGACTTATGTGGATTTACCATCGGGATAACAACATGCTATGATCTCCGATTTCCTGAGTTATATCGTCAACTAGTTGATCAGGGCGCAACACTTGTCCTTGTCCCGTCTGCGTGGCCATACCCTCGTGTTGAGCACTGGAAACTTCTTCCACAGGCTCGTGCCGTAGAAAATCTTCTGTATATTGGTGCAGTCAACGGTGCTGATACACCTGATTCCCAGCTAGTTGGGAGGTCAGCTATCTATGACCCTTGGGGGACAACTGTTGCAACCACCAGTCATAGTCCTGACCTTGTAATTGATGAGATTTACCCAGATCGTGTTCAATCTGTTCGTGATCGATTCTCTGCCCTTGACGACCGTCATATCAGATAG
- a CDS encoding SRPBCC family protein, which translates to MTVRVDRTIEVNASPEDVWEFISDPAKRAQAVSVVSDYELKDEDGTAATWYVEIPIPFVNRTVSVHTEDTERNPPHFVRFVGRSKAMRVEGEHTIEKTENGAQLTNEFVVDGRLPGIEQYFVRNLDTELQNLETELRAALKQ; encoded by the coding sequence ATGACAGTCCGGGTCGATCGTACGATTGAAGTTAATGCATCGCCGGAAGATGTCTGGGAATTCATCTCTGACCCGGCGAAGCGTGCCCAAGCCGTTAGTGTTGTTTCTGACTATGAACTAAAAGACGAAGACGGAACTGCTGCAACATGGTATGTTGAAATCCCAATTCCGTTTGTCAATCGAACCGTATCTGTTCACACAGAAGATACTGAACGAAATCCGCCGCACTTTGTTCGATTTGTCGGCCGGTCAAAAGCCATGCGTGTCGAGGGTGAACACACTATCGAAAAAACTGAAAATGGTGCGCAGCTCACGAATGAATTTGTTGTTGATGGTCGTCTTCCTGGTATCGAGCAGTACTTTGTCCGGAACCTTGACACGGAGCTACAGAATTTAGAAACTGAACTTCGAGCAGCACTCAAGCAATGA
- a CDS encoding geranylgeranyl reductase family protein: MWDFAVVGAGPAGSRFAQQAATNGYDVLLLEQGSVGDPLACSGHVSQDLWEYVDSPREQLLQNEIRGARFHTEWKGYTKGIPFYQQDPISGVIDRKALDKQMAKQATTVGAVLKTEHSVINVSEGKNHVRIESRTQNDVEKFNAKMVIGCDGPQSRVRSEVGLPEPEQFLHGVFGHSSKPDTGDFVDVHLTVPSFFAWRIPRGQAGVEYGVGAPPGSGVKQQYNQLCTAYDVNPEHTYSGVIPIGPPDTVTGHRTALIGDAAAQTKPFTGGGILYGLACADHAAQTLEPENPATTRQYESQWRDDLAIEISLGKLIQRGYNLPKKVQRAGMHVFAGEIGVDMDRPTTLLSKEQIKSMLN, from the coding sequence ATGTGGGACTTTGCTGTCGTTGGGGCTGGACCAGCAGGATCACGGTTTGCACAGCAGGCAGCAACCAACGGATATGACGTGCTTTTGCTAGAGCAAGGCTCAGTTGGAGATCCACTAGCGTGTTCTGGACATGTAAGCCAAGATCTCTGGGAGTATGTTGATTCACCACGAGAACAACTCTTGCAAAACGAGATTCGTGGGGCTAGATTTCATACGGAATGGAAAGGATATACAAAGGGTATTCCGTTTTACCAGCAGGATCCGATCTCAGGGGTAATTGACAGGAAAGCGCTGGATAAGCAGATGGCCAAACAAGCGACAACAGTTGGAGCAGTGCTTAAGACAGAGCATTCGGTGATCAACGTCAGTGAAGGGAAAAATCACGTTCGTATTGAATCACGAACCCAGAATGATGTAGAAAAGTTCAACGCCAAGATGGTAATTGGCTGTGATGGTCCACAGTCGAGGGTAAGATCAGAAGTCGGACTACCAGAGCCAGAACAGTTTCTGCATGGAGTTTTCGGACACAGCAGTAAACCAGATACTGGAGATTTTGTGGACGTACATTTGACCGTTCCATCGTTTTTTGCGTGGCGGATTCCACGCGGACAGGCAGGAGTGGAGTATGGGGTCGGGGCACCTCCTGGGTCTGGAGTAAAGCAACAATATAATCAGTTGTGCACAGCATATGATGTCAACCCGGAGCACACGTATTCTGGTGTGATTCCAATTGGGCCGCCTGATACAGTAACAGGGCATCGGACTGCGCTGATTGGAGATGCAGCCGCGCAAACAAAGCCATTCACTGGTGGCGGTATTCTCTACGGATTAGCCTGTGCAGATCACGCCGCACAGACACTTGAACCAGAGAATCCAGCGACAACACGCCAATATGAGTCACAATGGCGCGACGATTTAGCAATTGAGATTTCTCTTGGGAAGCTTATTCAACGAGGATATAATCTTCCTAAAAAGGTACAAAGAGCAGGAATGCATGTTTTCGCTGGAGAAATCGGAGTAGATATGGACCGTCCAACCACCTTACTCTCCAAGGAACAGATTAAATCGATGCTAAATTGA
- a CDS encoding DUF6432 family protein, with product MSEPRRLRDQDEVKVAIIEALADRSEQGMTIFELRARTDIDIDTLESHLTELKQDRFIKIDESSNDQIVIKPTERALNSTQFNESSSSFLDELRDRLPF from the coding sequence ATGTCCGAACCGAGACGACTTCGCGACCAAGATGAGGTTAAGGTCGCGATTATTGAAGCTCTTGCTGACCGTAGTGAGCAAGGGATGACAATCTTTGAACTTCGTGCCCGGACGGATATTGATATTGATACTCTTGAGTCGCATCTGACTGAACTGAAACAAGACCGATTTATCAAAATTGATGAGTCATCCAATGATCAGATTGTCATTAAACCAACTGAACGTGCGCTTAATTCGACTCAGTTTAACGAATCTTCTTCATCTTTCCTTGATGAGCTTCGTGATCGACTTCCTTTCTGA